The nucleotide sequence TTAAGTgcaaaagtgttttgaaaatagCAGACctggggagtggagccaagatggccgcatgaaggcagcttcttactggagctctctcacaaggtctgtcagattcccataaaaaagtgaatttgagcagatttgagagagtcagaaacctcgagcagtctgcgtggggcaaatttccaatcCGGGAGGGTCTGAAAGGCCAaggcacaaatctgtaggcttggagagtgctcagtgtggggcgtgtggagctgctccagaccaaagtggaagcggagggccgggaaatccacgtgggaaacaggctgggagaaagctgggcgcccgaaaccggcggagatccccaggcctcccaacacaagatggcagtctgtggaagtcaggagaggcagcacaatgccaccggcCAGGAAAatacctactcctgaggcttgaagcccgaaggaatgaaacacggtttccgggagacataatgaccaggtaaatggctctaatccctcctcccccccctcccgagaattccttgggggaaaaaaaaagaatgctggaacagaggagaaagaagtggggcttaagtggtcaaatagtagaagttcattagtcccagaggggcagagtcggcaggggtcaacaccatgagcccagacgtaatcttgctcccccggggaagtgccagacatcagctcaaacaacaaacagctgagaccattgctgaaaagcaacagtgctggagagcacccatagggagtgagaagtcagggagccagacccctcccccacacctcaggaaactgaaggctataattctagactcacaaccctcAGAATAAGAAAACTGGGGACAGAAAGcatgagccccaaaggcagaaatttgttgtaaagccaggaaaaggtaaaccaacaaacatgaagaagaacacaaaaaaatcgaggacaatagattctttttatggagacaggcaggaacaaaataccaatatggaagaggacagcaatgacactttagatacatcagatacctcaaaagataatgtgaactggtctctggtccaaaaagcattgctggaagagctaaaggaggattttaaaaaccaaattagggaagtaaaagaaaacatggaaaaaatggaaaagtctctaaagaataagattggcaaaatgtccacggagattcagaatctaaatggaaaaaatgacaccctgagaggcaaaatcaaccaattggaaaaggagactcaaaagcaaaatgaaaacactaactcattaaaaattagaattgagcaagtggaagctaatgaatctatgaggcaccaagaactagtaaagcaaaacgttaagaatgaaaaaatagaaaaaaaatgtgaaatatctgattgggaaaacaactgacctggaaaatagatccaggagagacaatctaagagttattggtctactggaaatccacgattaaaaaggagccttgacagtatcttcgaagaaattatcaaagacaactgtccagaggtcctagaaccagagggcaaaatagtcattgaaagaattcactgatcaccccctgaaagagatcccaaactgaaaacaccaagaaatattatagtcaaattccagaactataaactcaaggagaaaatactgcaagcagccacaaagaagaaattcacatatcgtggaactacagtcaggatcatgcaggatctctcagcttccacattaaaagacaggagaaattggaatatgatattcctaagggcaaaggagctgggactacaaccaaggatcaactacccagcaaaactaagcgtaatttttcaggcaaggagatggacattcaatgaaataggggaattccagaccttcctgatgaactcaatggaaaatttgatctccaaatacacaactcaagagagacataaaaaggtaaccgggggaaaaaccccacaaaccctattaaccaataagggcaggttgtttgcatctttatgtgggattatatcatattatgtatgttttatatatatacatacatatgtcagtcttgagagtggtacagctattatgacaattgaaagggatacacatagattgtgaatgcctgtatgaATTAagtgatgtaaagataaaaaatataagtaagagatataaagggagggctatgagagaagaggtaaggaggtagtagaaaagggtaaattacaccaaatgaagtggcacaaaaacatattatagtagagggaaagaagggagggagaagagcagtatttgagctttactgtcatctgatctggttcaagaagggaataacataccctgataagtttagaaatctaacttgtcctactggaagtagaaggggaaggggggaaaaagggaggggggtggtcagaagggaggggagaagtagcaagtgggaaacggtaagataagggaggggaataaaaagggagggtaaaatgaggaaggtggtggtcaaaagcaaaactttgttgaggaggagaaggggaaagggagaaataaaagcataaatggggaaataggatggagaaaaagacacagatagaaatcataactctgaacatgaagaggatgaacactctcataaaacagaagcagatagcagaatggattgaaaaccttaatcttacaatatgctgtttacaagaaacacatttgaaatggggggatacacacagggtaaaggtaaaaggctggagtaaaatatattgtgcctcagctaaagtaaaaaaagcaggtgtagcaatcctaatctcagacaaagcaaaagtaaagatagatttaattaaaagagataaagaaggacattatatcctgctaaaagtcaccataaacaatgaagcaatatcattgcttaacatatatgcactaagtggtaaggcatacaaattcttagaggataggttaagggagttacaggaagaaatacacagcaaaactataatattgggagacctcaacttccccctttctgaacttgataaatctaacctcaaaataaataagaaaaaagttaaggaggtaaacagaattttagaaaaggcaggtatgatagacctctggagaaaactgaatggggataaaaaggaatatactttcttctcagcagtacatggcacatactcaaaaattgaccatgtactagggcataaaaacctcacaatcaagtgcagaaaggcagaagaagtcacagcacacttttcagatcatgatgcaataagaattatttgtaacaaagaaccatagaaaaataagctaaaaattaatattCTAATATTAATaatctaaataatctaattctaaagaatgagtgggccaaagaataaatcagagaaacaattaataacttcattcaagagaatgacaataatgaaacaacataccaaaactaatgggatgcagcaaaagcagttcttaggggaagttttatatccctaaatgcttacatgaataaaataggggaaaaggagattaaTGATCTgagcatacagctgaaaaagctggaaaaagagcaaattgaaaacccccaattaaataccaaattagaaatactgaaaatcaaaggagagattaataaaattgaaaccaagaaaactattgaattaatatataagacaaagagctggttttatgaaaaaaaccaataaaattgttaaacctttggccaatttgattaaaaaaaagaaagaagaaaatcaaattaccagtatgaaaaatgaaaagggtgagttcacctctaatgaagaggaaatcaaaacaataattaggaattattttgcccaattgtatgcccataaatttgacaatcttagagatatggatgaatatctacaaaaacataaactgcccaggttaacagaaaaggaaataaaatttctaaataacccaatctcagaaaaagaaattgagcatgccatcaatgaattccctaggaaaaaatctccagggccagatggttttacgtgtgaattctatcaaacatttaaagaacaactaattccaatactttgtagactatttgggaaaataggtgaagaaggagtcctaccaaattctttttatgacacaaatatggtactaatacccaaaccaggtagagtcaaaacagagaaagaaaattatagaccaatttctctactgaatattgatgcaaaaatttaaaaaaatatattagcaaaaagattgcagcaactcatcacaagaataatacactatgaccaggtaggatttattccaggaatgcaaggctggttcaatattaggaaaactattagcataattgaccatatcaacaacaaaactagcagaaaccatatgatcatctcaatagatgcagaaaaggcctttgacaaagcacagcacccattcctattaaaaacactagaaagcataggaattaatggaaccttccttaaaattataaatatcatctacctaaaaccatcaacaagcattatttgtaatggggataagctagatgcattcccaagaagatcaggggtgaaacaaggatgtccattatcacccctattattcaatttggtactagaaacgttagctgtagtaataagagaagaaaaagaaattgaaggaattagaataggaaaagaagaaactaaattatcactttttgcagatgatatgatgatttatttacagaatcctagtgaatcaagtaaaaaactacttgaaataataaacaacttttgcaaagttgcaggatataaaataaacccacataaatcctcagcattcctatacattactgacaaagcccaacagcaagagatagaaagagaaattccattcaaagttactgcagacactataaaatatttgggagtttatttgccaagacaaacccagggcctatatgaacataactatgaaacacttttcacgtgaagtcagatctaaataaatggaaaaatatcagttgctcatggttaggccgagctaatataataaaaatgacaattttacctaaattaatctatctattcagtgccataccaattgaactaccaaaaaattattttacggagccggacaaaataataacaaaattcatctggaaaaacaagaggtctagaatatctaggttattaatgaaaagaaatgctagagaaggtggcctagccataccagatattaaactggactacagagcagcagtcatcaaaactaccgggtactggctaagaaaccggggtgtggatcagtggaataagataggtacacaaaatggagaagtcaacgactatagcaatctactctttgataaacccaaagaggccagcttctgggccaggaattcactatttcacaaaaactgctggtaaaattggaaaatggtagggcagaaactgggcatagaccaatatcttacaccatataccagaataaagtcaaaatgggttcatgatttaggagtaaaagctgatactataagtaatttgggagagcaaggaatagtttacttatcagatttatggaaaagaaaagaattcatgatgcaacaagagatagagagcattacaaaatgcaaaatggataattttgattatgttaaattgaaatgtttttgtacaaaaaaagccaatgcaacaaaaattaggagggaagcagaaaattgggagaaaatctttgcaactagtgtctctgataaaggcctcatttctaaaatatacaagaaactgagccaaatatataggaatacaagccattccccaattgagaaatggtcaaaggatatgaacaggcagttttcagaggaagaaattaaagctatctataggcatatgaaaaaatgctctggatcgctactgattagagaaatgcaaatcaaaacaactcttagataccacatctctcctgtaagattggctaaaataacaaagcaggaggatgataaatgctggagaggatgtggaaaaattggaacattgttacattgctggtggagttgtgagatgatccagccattttggagagtaatttggaactacccccaaagagccataggaatgttcataccctttgacccagcgataccacttctagggttgtatcccaaagaaatcacacaagaggggaagggacccatatgcacaaagatatttatagtggctctttttgtggtagccaagaattggaaatcaaagggatgcccatcaatttgggaatggctgaacaagctgtggtatatgaaggtaatggaatactattgtgccataagaaatggggatgatacggacttcgtaacaacctggaaaaacctacatgacataatgctgagtgagtggagcagagccaggagaacactgtacacaaccacagatatatggattctgtgaggaccaaccctgacagacttcgctcttagcaacacaaggtgcaaggacaactccgagggactcacgatggagaatgctgtctacacccagagaaagaactgtgaagtttgaatgcagattgaggcacactacatgcttgccttttttcttctcttttgtttttggttttgggttttttttttttggttctgtttcttctttctcatgattcattacattggtcataattcttctccacaacttgactagtatataaattaattcaatgcgaagttatacatggtagttatatgagattccatgccgtcttggggagggaggaaggagggaggggagaaaatctggaactcaaaattatgtagaaccgtgtgttgtaaactaaaaataaaacaaataaattaaaaaagaattatagggAGAAAtaggcagtaaaaaaaaaaaagaaaatagcagacctttacaaatataaaggtttggtttggtttggttttacaGGGACTACAATTTCATCCCCATAAGGGTGCCTCTGGtcagagttgcctgaggcagtaagaggttaagtggcttacctaaGGTAACTTActgttgctaattttttttttttaagagcgcCAGCGACATCCTGGGATGATATCTTGACTCTCTTGTGAATTGAATTTCAGTAAAGCACAGTTGCACAGAATCCTCACCCTCAATCTCTcccagagtcatggaagtccagtggtgagacaaaagtcaagatgactgatagtggcccaggatgcagtacatgaccttggcatctttggtatgtgaccaagctctaagtgtttcACAAAGCACCTGCTTtctgctggggaaagtcttcatttcttggggtagacaccccctaaaTCACTGATGGGTTTAAGACCTGTTGGTTACTTTCAatcatctgctgagacagtttactggCGTGTGGCCACTATACATACcacacagcttcttggagccacaggtgagaactgaGTGCCaggcagacaccaaaggtggatgagcagccctgaaaagggctcagtaagtcctcacaccagaggtgctagtcctcctcgAACACCCCTTATACCACAAAGTCCCATAGGTAGATTATACAAGAAACCAGGACTTggccaagtcttcctaacttggAGGTCCATAAGCCCTAATGCCTCTCACCATTactattgctattattttatgtatatacatttatacttGTGCGTTCATATACATTAATACTGAGGCTTTCAAATAGACACATTTATATACAAAACTAATCACATACTCAGAACcagtaaaatttttatttttatttgtaaataaGCTTCTTTTAAACAGACACAAGGTCCTTTTTATTGTAATAGGCAaatgatgacaaagaagaaaatggagtAGCTTGGAATTAGAAAGGAGGTTCAAGATCAGGATGGCTTATTAGGAAGGGTACGGGAATATTGATCAGAGGCTGTGTTTGGGGATTCCTtatccctgccctccctcctcccttcccttagCTTTCTCAACCCCAACCCTTTACATCACTCCTCTTTTTGTCCCTCCTCAGATTCTCCCTTCTGCAGTTTCCCTGTCTCAGTCTATCTTCTCTCCCGTGGATTGAAGCAGGGATTGAGAAGAGAGCTGTGGCTCTGAACTAGAGTTGTCCATCCATAGATGATAGGCCAATGAAGTAGTCAGTGTGAGCCAGGCCAGGTAGGGCAGCAGGAGCAGGACAGCTAGACCATTGATGGAGTGCCAGCTCAATGCCATGCCCAGTACCAGTCCATAGAGCAGAAGCAGGTGACATAGGGCCTGGTGAGAAAGGGATGAACAATGTTGTGGGGAATGGTCCAGTTAGGCCAGGGGAATGGTGGGGATAACCCTGGCATTACAGTTTCCCTTCTATAGTATTCCTTTTCCCCTGGCTCCCCCCTTGACCTCTCACCCCCTACCTTCCTCCACAGACTTTATTCTGGGACTTCctcaataaatgctcactgaatgaGTGGTCTGCTTTGAGGATCTTAAGGTActgcttctttcccctcccctctttctcaaaGACACCCCCATCCCTTCCATGCACACACCCAACCACATTTTTGAATACCTCTCCCCTTACCAGACCGAGGCTGTGGGCTCCGAAGAAGAGGAGCAGTATGATCCAGCTGAGGACAAGCTGGGTGGCATAGAGACCAAGGGGCAGGGCCAGAAAATGACCAAAGCCCCCACCTAGATCCTTCCACACCAGATAGGAGGCATAGCTTTGGGGAGAGAGTGAAGAATGTATCTTAGTGGGGAAGGTCTAGAGGGAGTTGACACtggatgggaaggggagagagcagAAATAGAGAAGGGGTCATTGGAGGGCTGGGCACAGGACAACCAAGGGAGGAAGTTTAGCACAAGAGGAAATCTTAGGGCCTATGCGAAGCAGGAGGGTCAGAGAACAGACCTGAGGGAAAACAACTGGGAAGAGAGACTGGGGACctgaaaacaatgaacatttactttttttaaagtaattggtAGAGTGTATTTACACGCTCTctttaaaaaagggaagggagcaaCAACAGCAGATATATCCATGGAATGTGGAACGAGGCAAGGAAACAGGGACCTCCTTAAGCTTTGAGCATTGGGCGCCCCCTTAACCCATATTCTGATTTGTTGAATTTTAAGAgacttttgtactttttttgagTTTTAACACATTAAAAAGTGactgaatgaatttttaaaagcatgcaGTGTGATTCCTAAGCTATCTTTTTTATCAGgcctagacttttttttttatagttttcaacattcactttcataagattttgagatgGATATTtctaatagcactttaaggttgacaAAACGCTTTCCTTtgcaacaattctgtgaggcagaTAGTTCAAGAATTAGTGTTTTTACATAGACATAGACTTAgttaaaataacttgcccatgtcCATACAACTATTAAGAGTGGGAactaggtgggatttgaacctagatcttctgactttaggtccaatccactttcctttatatttgacaGTACCTTTGAGAGACAGAGGGTCTCCTGAGGTAGGGTGAGGAGGTATAGCAGAGAAGTAACAAAGTTGTCGTTCAATTGATTCATTGTGTTggactcttcttgactctatttggggttttcttggcaaagatactagtatgccatttccttctccagctcattttataggtgaggaaactgaggcaaacagggttaagtaacttgcccaaggtcacacagctagtaagggtctgaggctggatttgaactcaggaaggagagagagtcttcctgactcctgggccagaactctaaccactgtgctacctagttaagagctggaaagaatttAGAATGGAGGGGCTGGGGGCTAGTATCAGCCCTAGTGTAACAGACATGGGTCTCTGGAAAGTTGCAGAGACCTTATTGAAATGGTGGGCCTTTCTTCAGTAAAAGAAAAGATAGGGATGGAACCAGGTaactggtggtgcagtggataaagattgcctggaatcagcaagacctgagttcaggtttgacctcagtcacttactagattgtgaccctgggcaagtttcctcagtttcctcagctgtaaaatagggataatgatatatctgcctcacaagattgttgggagaagtaaatgcaataaaatttgaCAAATCACTAAACAcaacacctagcacatagtagtcactatataaatacttattccattttcctctcccctcctgccaCCCTCCATATCTCTACAGCAGGGCTTGTTATAGAAGTTACAGGCCCACAGGTGCTTTAA is from Trichosurus vulpecula isolate mTriVul1 chromosome 7, mTriVul1.pri, whole genome shotgun sequence and encodes:
- the TSPO2 gene encoding translocator protein 2, producing the protein MTSSIHWTTWPQSTFFMALPHVGPVVGWLFARYHMPTWYETLKKPPWWPTNKLFLIVWTAIYSIMGYASYLVWKDLGGGFGHFLALPLGLYATQLVLSWIILLLFFGAHSLGLALCHLLLLYGLVLGMALSWHSINGLAVLLLLPYLAWLTLTTSLAYHLWMDNSSSEPQLSSQSLLQSTGEKID